CACTTCCGTGTGACTTTAAATTTGCGACAGCAAAATAATGGCTTATAAAATGAACGCAGGTAGCAAAGcaaataaaaagcataaaaaacTACATTTTCAAGAATTAAAATGGCAAGTTATGATATTGCAAGTGTTGATTCATTGTCTTAATAAAAGGGATTTGATTTATTtcttatattttactttatagacggtttcagcagtaacaacaaacaaacggctttcgtggaacaaacgtaacttccggtaaactccgaaAAGAATCAACAACAtcaaagtccttttagagtagtttatttctgataacaagctaaataaacaacaagtagattaccttagttcaaatcatagtgTATCAAAAATTACACTTAGCTAACTgtgtataatgtatacaatcttaactacagatcggctgccaaacctccctttaaaggtgcagtgtgtaatttttaaaaggatctcttgacagaaatgcaaaataatattcaaaactatattatcaggggtgtataaagacctttcgttatgtttttattacgagtaatttttatctacatacacgagggtccccttacatggaagtcaccattttgtgccgccatgtttctacagaagcccttaacagacaaaatttttttactaagttgtctccgacgatgacatgtttgtctggtggctgCTACCGTAGCctctctatgtgttttaaaagtgaggggtgagcagtggacagagccgttggttgcaattcgcaaccttaccactagatgccgctaaaatttacacattgcacctttaaatagcaGTAAATGATCGCCGTCTTCCctcatctttaggaaaccaatttgttattttcgacgaggtatttgttcaagagttcagtttagcaactagtcaggcctttaaacaaacagagaccggaagtaaagttccacTTAGACGCGTAATCgcatcaccgcacgtgcgtccgacgAAACCGTCTATAGCAGCCACAATGTCAACGTAACATTTTTGGAATTAGGAAACTCTGAAATCTGTGTCCTTCTCTAAGCCAAATTGTTTCTAatcagctgttttcagttaCTAAACTCTTACAACAGCTTATAGTTAAATTAAGAAAACATGAACTCTGTGTAGGCTACAGTGTGAAGATGCATTTGGTCTGGGTTATTTATCTGAAGTTTTTCTTGCAAACCCTGGTGATCCGCTGAGGTTTGCATAGTATCACGGCCGAACATGTTTTGGAAAAGAACATCTGGTTTTCTGTTATTCTTTCCAAAAATCTTAACAGATGCAAATGAGTGAACTGCAAAACATtcagaagtaaaaaaaatgatgctgaCCAAGAGCTTATTACTATAGGTGCATACACACTTTCAAACCTATTTGCTGTTGGATTTTAAACATGCCGTTCCCATGCAAGTCGGAAAGAAGCGCTCATAGTACCATAACCTTTAAATGCTTCTTCCCCCTTAGTTTTCCACGCATAGAAATTCTCTTTATTTTCCCAAATTGCCCATGCATTGATATGTACGTACAAACATAACgtgtcattttttgtgaaattTAAAAAAGATGTGGAGTGTATTGGACACTCcatttcctttggaaaaaaGCACACAGGGGACATGAGGTTGTGTCCATTCTCCACAGTGAAGTGCCTCCGGGCTTATTCTAAGCATACGTGAGGCAAGTTATTGGGCTATCTCTGACTGAGTGGGATATGGCCCACTGGCTCCAGTCCATAGCAGCTCAGAAGAGAAGGTTGTGTCGGTACTTTATTGGTGGTGTAGGAGGTAGTTCTCACCCTCCATGGTCTCCAACTCTTTATCATTGAGGAATAGCTCTGTATCCCCCCAGTCGGCCAGCGGCTCCCGGTCGCTGGACTCATTGTTGCTGCTGCCGCTACTCCGAGTGGACAGGCTGGGATGGCAGTCCGCTGCAGATGGTAGCATAAGGTTCTGAGCAGAGAGAGACTTACCAAGCCCACGCTCCACTTCTAGCGAAGCAGTTGCTGTGGAAGACATGAGTCCCAAAGGATCGATATCGATGCTTAAATGTCTCCTCCAGGACCCTTCTTCCTTGGAGCTGCGCTCTGGCTTGTCCCTCAGCTGTACCGTGCTTTCAATATTTTCGGCTTTTGTGTCCATTTGCACCTCGGTTTCGGGACTCAGCAGGCACGGGTTTGAGCACTCTGCCCTGCTCTCCTGTAACGTTTCTGGGATAAGGCTAGTAGGCCGGCATTGAGACGCTCGCACCATAGGGGGGAGCTGAAGGGTTGTTGAGTTGGAATGGACGGTTGGTACAGGCCTGGTCAGTTCAGCGAAGCGCTGGTGGCTTCTGGAAAGGTTGTTGGGGGTGAGGATAGGAGGTGGGGAAGATGGGTAGAAACAGTCAGGGCTGGAGGGTTGATTGTTCAGTAGAGGAGAAGGTGAAAAGGAGGAGATGGTAGGTGTGTAGGCAGTACCCATATTGAGTTCATTGGGGGCTAGGGCAAGATGCAGGCCACGGTGCAGGTTACTGCTGCCAGAGCGAGATACACCGTTAGCAGCGAGTTGAGAAGAGGACGATAAGTCTTTACTATGGATAGAGCTTTGGTAGTCAGAGGTTTGATCCAGCTCAAAGAGCGGTAAGGCAGATAGCCCTAGCATTGAAGAGGATCCTTTCTGCAACACCTGTCGGTATATATCCAGCAATGAGTCCAGCTTTGACTCAATGGATTGCACCTATatcataaaaacaaatcaaattcAGCTTCGAATTAAACAGTTTGCTTATTATTGTACTTAAAAGTTTGTCATTAACTTACTTGTCTCTCTACTTTGCAGACACGGCCTAGCATGCTCATGTCATGCTCCAGAGATTCGCCTTCTGGGAGGATTTTCTCTCTGCCTTTCCTATCTACAGATATCTGGCCTTTTCCCAGTATCTGATCCAccctacaacaacaacaaaaaaagaagtTTTAAGCCTAAATGAGAATGCACCTTTATACAGTTTTGATCCTTTAGCTCCAGCAAAGCACAGCGCAGCAGGACAAAACCTGATTAGGGGTTAGTGAACAAGAAATTAGGTTAGTGCATCACAATTATCCACTTTTTCTATGTTAATGTATTATGATAGGGAAATGTTGTCAGTGTATTTCTGGAAATGGTGTATAACGTCAGTACAGTTTCTAATGAATAAACTTGCTCTATGCAAGGCTTGGCAGATGGAGATGTCATATTTGATATGCAGAATACAGTTTATATTTACAGGGACATTCCTGTCCGCTGATACCATTAAAGAATACTTAAAAAATCCTTATTGTGTTATTGGGTCCTTGTTTTGAGGTAGCCAATcaaaataaatcttaaaatatataatcatTGTAGAAagtacagtattactgggtattactggcaactagctgccagtaacttactgtagattttacatttatattatttactggcaacagtttgttcaaagtttaatgaacatgaaacattttcagcctttatcttctacagtaagttactggcaaccagctgcaaaattacagcatttttttttacagtgaaattaTAAACTTAGTGCACAGTATTAATtcaatactttttaaatatgtttaacatTTTGTCAACTTTTAGGAGTTTACTAGCACACAGCAAGCCTGGAGCTAGTCAGACTTTtatatttttcactttttattaTATGATTTTAGGTGTTAGATAAAGTATATTATGGTTTCTTTCTAAATCTATCATGCAACATGAATCACATAAATCTACATCAATCACCAGAACCAGTCCTAGTGTTTGCTACACAACCTCCTATAGATTGAATACACATTTCTAACATAGAGGTATAGGCAGTTGGGAGTCCAGTGATGATGCTTATGTGGTACTCTAAAATACACAACTTACATTAGACAGTTAAGATTAATTGTGcatactttatttattatttttttatgtgaacAAATGATGGACAAAGAAggcaatttttaaatatttatgatATGTATACTCTAGTCTATACAACATCACTGGACCCCATGCACATATAAACTATAAGTATAAACTGATTTAGGTAAGTATGGGCTTGTTAAGTCTGACGCCATGCATCGGGTCCTGGTCCAACTGATCGTAAATGCCATAGGGAACTAGCAAAACAATTACGCTAACATAGATTTGTATAATAATGCTAAACTTCCCAAAACACCCAATCCTAAATATTATGTCTATAACAAAATCTGAGATAACCAAGCATGGACTCATGgacatggatttttttccaaattattattatattgataTCAATGATTCCGTGAGCTTGGAGACTGCAGTGTACACTGTGTATTTATACAATTTTGGCTTAAATGTGGGCTATAAAtgaataatgcacataaatggctgtttaaataatatgcaatattGAAATAAGGTTAGGCTTGGACCCGGAAACATTATTCCTTACGCCATGACTTAACCAGCCCATACCCCCAACACCAGTCCCCTGCCTTCTACAGGCTTCTGACCCAGAGTTCTTCTTCTTGCTTTGGCTGTAATACAAGTGTAGAGAGGGAGAGGAAAGGTTCCTGGCTTTGGTGCTCAGTGTCGGATGTGGACCCATGGCTGTAGCTAGGCTGGATGAAAACACACATTGGGGTCAAATACAATTTTAAGGTTTTACTCATTGTAAAAaatcctagttgccttttttattttcaaGTAGCTTCAACTTCCTATTTTatccaaactttaaaaaaagaaggTTGAACTAGCTTACCTTTTTTCCAACTTATcgggtttcctggacagggtttaggttaagccAGAACTAGACTTTGCTTATATTAGGACAtgcaagtagtttttacaaacacaccttacaaaaaaaacattacaagtGTGTATCTTCAGACAAAACTATTTCAgtgatttattttaagatatgtcagcaCAAGTTGGGACTATTTTAGTCCCAATTTTAGTCCCAATTTTAGTCTGGGATTATTCTTAAgtcctgtccaggaaaccaacCAGTTAtcgcaactcctcactagtcaagataaGAAATTGTAagttaaaatacttgaaaatccaatttgataatttttttaaaggggacatatcatgaaaatctgacttttccatgtttaattgttataattgggtccccagttcttctatcaatctagaaaatgtgaaaaagatcaacccagtaactttgttttggtaaaccattctctgaaagcaagtgaaaaaataggtcattgaaatttggctacccctgtgatgtcagaagggggtaatacagccccttaatctgcactatccaaccacaacccttgccatttagtgcagagatcagctcatttgcatttaaaaggatgcaatttttttgctcacacctacaaagtggcaattttcaCACATATAATAACTTAtaaatatggtattttgatcTAAACctttacatacgtactctggggacaccaaatatttattttacattttttaaaaagtcttgtgaaatgttccctttaaggTAACCAgaatattttaacatttctgttAAGGGAAGTAGAAATAAGGTTAAAGAGAAGGTGATTAAAACCATGATGCATTGATCagctacactcttaaaaataaatggtaTTCAAATGATCTTTGTCAGACTGTATGGTTTTATAAATAACCTTTAACAGAAGAACTTTCAATATCAATCATTACGGTACTGTATGGGATATTTAAGGTCAACTATAAGTTACAAATTGTTAGCACACCTATTTGATTATGGCAGAGCTTTTCAATGTACTATGATTAGTAGAGGCCATCCAATGCCTgacaaaatgctataaatcaaCAGTTGTGACAAACTGTTTGGTCAATATTAAGCTTTAGGACATAAACCACAACACTAATGAAAGCAGGataaaatcaatcaatcaattcaCAAGTTAGGCCAAAGTTAGAACCACGTTAAGCTAAGCTTTTGCCAACCTTGTTAAAAGTTAGAAAGTTCTGTATAAGAAAAGCAAAGGAATCAATCAAAAAATTATTAGACAGAGCCAACAGCATGAGGCTCTGGGTCAGTTAAATATCAACTACCTATAATCCAGTCCTTAATTGAAAGTTCTTTGACAACTTAAACTGTTGCAATGTTCAAACCAATCTCCATTATCAAAGAGCAATGACTAGACACATAGCCTCAGCAATTGACTCATGTCTGgatgttttaaagattaaagagCTATGAATTGTGGGTCAGCTGACCCTGAGGCAGATTGTTTTCTCTTGGCCTGGCTGTAATACAAGGGCAGGGAGGGAGAAGAATAGGTCTTGGCTTTGCTGCTCAGGGTATGTGGACCAACAATAGTGTCCAACCTGAATAAAAGAGCGcagacacaaacatgtagtagAAGAACGCCGGCATTATTTAAAGTTGTTCAATTATATTCTGCACTATACAGCTCACATAATAGCATAGTGTGAGTTGACGTGCactgtattttaaatatgtattagCTAAATATTTAGAGATACCATTAAATGTAGTATTAATTTCATTAATTTTAACAAGTTACATGTGTAGGGTAAACATCTTATCAAATGTAAAACAAGTGCTTGGTTAGTTCTCACCTAGTCTGGAGACTCTTGATACGACACAACATATCCAGGTGACCAGCAGAGTATTGCTCAATCACATCTTTCACATCATACGGTCGTAGAGTCTCCTTAAATTTCTTTTTGGCCACATGGAATTTCATTATCctatcaaaattaaaagaagaTTAGAAATCAATTTGGATTAAGATTACAGAACTCCATGTATGAGAGGTGCATGTGGGAGTgccatatttaaagggataataCCCGAACAATGATGCAAAACAATCTGTTTCACCTGAGGTGTTGAAGAAATCAACCAATAATGAATaagaattaattattatttgtaATAATAGCACAGTTCAGCTTTAAACACCTTGGAGTGGTGTGAGTTTGCCCATATCCACTAGAGGGCAGTAATAAGCCACAAATAATAGCACAGTTcatcattaaaaaatacatttgtataaaaaatattactCCAGTAAGGTACATACTCATTTGAAGCCATGTGTGGTGGAAGACATTAACTGTGTAAGCATAAGTATGACCACAGGCAGGTCGACCACACTGAAACTCAAACTTATTTGACTGACGTGTGTTAGAACGAGTGCAAAACTGCAAATATTGACACAGTGGTAAACAAATGTCAGTAATCCTTGTAACGTTTTACAGACTCAGACCCCTGTCAATTTTTCTTAATCGCCCAGGTATACCGCATGTCAGATGAGCTGGTGTATAAGCACCACTGGCTGTGAGCGTTTCAATCCGACACCCTGGGAAAGAGAAGTGGGAAATTTCTAAGCCCCATGCCCCCTGGGAGACCCTAATGGTTGGGGCAATGAAAGTGAACTGAGCCACCTGAAGCAACAATCAGTGGCCTCTCACAGCATGAGAGAGAGGGGgagcgggagagagagagaaagagagagcgagagagagagtgagagagagagcaagatgATGGTCTAACACTATTAATGTGATGCAATGTGCTTTGGTGAACAAAGTATGTGTTGCTATCAGGGATTTAACCTCTGTGACCACAGTGTTAATTCCTCAAGCATCAATCATGTTTTAATATCTGCCCATAGTAAAAGTGCTGCaataaccaatcagaatcaattGAACCCTTTGATGCATGGTGTGAAAGTGAAGAAATGACCTGGTAACCCATAATttaaatgtgacctctgcatttaacccatccggAGAGTAGTGAAAACACGCACTGCAAGTTGtgaacacacagacacacacacacacggagcagtgggcagctgtCACTGCAGCCCGGGGAGCAATAGGGGataggtgccttgctcaagggcaccaaaGTCGCAACCTGCCGGCTGTGAGCCCACGACTGCCTGCCATTACATTAGATTACATTTATGTCCATTAGATCATAAAACTCTTTAAGGACAAATCTTTAAACCATTTTTAGGATATGCATGATATGATAATATATGCATCAGAACTTTAAGTTTAATATATAGTTCATAACCACCTTATTCTTGACGTAAATGCgggcgccgccatctttgagctcaTATGGGtatgacttccggtgagccactacagCTAATGGTAGACCTGTTGCGAGGGATACGAGTCTGCCATTTCGACTGGCATTTTAATgcttatgaaatccaggaagaccggcataacttgtgcagttaggggttgccataatagctgatacaaacgcagtaaatctctacaaaacatttgttttaactataatacacgcacaagaactgaatgtgtatgtagCACACGTGCATCTATTAACTGTatccatacatacatacatccattaaaacctttcatagaaactcacagtgaacaataaatacaaatgctgttaaaaatatgctgatttagctgcatgaaaaaattatataacagtacaatatatatagcctacgacataaactgcttattagttaatgtttataatagtttgtgATGTGTTTGCGCAtaattttgttatgttttaaattattatttttttttaaataagcaaacaatttcataagctcatgtcttaTCTACTGCATAATAATTTtccataaaacgaaaacaatactgaaaacatgtaattgtagtttaatatgtttattatggtttgtttaaataacttacaatgtgttgaatgagaagcATAAGTAACTGCTGCTGTCGGATCGCGTGAAGCTTGATGTGTCGCCATAAAAACTCAAACAAGTCTATTAAAAATTgccgtttaaaaaaaacctcatattagagggacagttgtgacattttaaaccatcaccTGAAAAGGTTTAAAACAAGAAGTCTTGGTGTATTAGATGTAttaaacactcgactgactgtCCCATTGTAgagatactggtatgtctctgtgcttttatatttctGTGCATTAAAAACCCGTCACCCCCGAGGAACAACATGAAacgattgaatatatcttcatataatGTATCAGGATACTTCTTAGTTTCATTCTTACACTGGTTCATATATGAAATTATGACCGTAATCATCATGGAAAACGCTGGTTCCGGTTTAGTGACAGTACGCGCCGGAAGTCGCGCCCTTAATTCGCGCAAACCGTCATGCGGCGTAGGAATAGTGTGGATATAGTTCGTCAGTTACATGAAGCAAGGTTTTGGACTAGTGAGAATTCATTATATGTGCTACCTTTCTCAAGGCCACAATTATTTCTTGAATGTATTGTGCAAAATCAGTGAATTGATTTCCCAGCATGGTGCTTAGAAACTCACGCTCACCTGATGGCCCTGATGACTGCTTTAAGCGGAGCAGACAGATCTTCAACAGTCACATCGCAGTGACATCCTTTCTCATCGAAAGCATCATCTGCACCAAGACTGGTATCAGCTATatagagagaaaaagaaaataatgctATGAAGCAGTGGAttcttactgaaaacaaaactaGGCAGAAGAGAAGGCCAAGCACCGATCAATAAAAGAGCTATGATTCAATACAGCATTCAGAAATCTTTCCTTGACCCCCTTCACCTTAACCACAGGTCACTCTAAGCTTTACAGAAcacgcactgaaaaaaataagtgCCTGGATATTGAAGCTTCACAATAGGCAAAAAAGAAGCAAAACAGCATTCATCAAAAACCTTTTCTTTCCAGTCATGAGTCATTTAAGCACAACTGATTCTTTAGATGATTATACTCAATATTAGTCCATTAAAAGGTCAACCTTTGATTTAGACCTAAAGATTCTTTAGATGATGCTTTTAAGACTGATTCAATACCTCCATCTAAACCATGAGCAATGCCTAGCAATCTCAGCCATACCACAGAATAAATGACATGCCAAATATAATTGGCAAAGAAAGAGACTGCTTTCAAAATGTAAAGCATTTCTCCTCTTTAACAGTGACTTATAGGCTATAGTGTTGTGTGGATCTATGCTATGAGTTACTTAGAAAGGCATGAAGCCAGTTTGTTAGTACAAATGGACTGAGAACCATTATTTTCGGTTGATGGGGCTCACACAGGATTTAGGTCTACATGTCACAAAGATGTTTCTTTTTACCTTGGTAAATTCTGCtttaagggacactccacttttttgaaaatatgctcagtACCCCTAGAGTTAACCATTTGATTTGGAATCAATTCAggtgatctccgggtctggtggtacacctttagcatagcttagcataatccattgaatctgattagaccattagcattgcgctaaatttttttcctatttaaaatttgactcttctgtggttacatcgtgtactaaggccgGCGGAGGGTTAAAGGTTGTGAGTTTTTGGGCGGATATGgcaaggaactatactctcattctggcgtaataatcaaggactttgctgccgtaacatggctgcagcaggcgtagtggtattacacactgcccgaaaatagtccaaTTGGTTACTTCCAATAGCAGGGGAGGTAAGAATCTATCTTTTGTTTTTTAGTCTTTATTTAGGGCGGTTTTCCTGACAGGGTTTAGTCCCAGACTACAATGCATTTTTGAGCTGCCTTAACTAAAAAACTTCTGGTCTTCTCGTTTGACACGACGTAAGCTAATCACGTTGAAAGCTCacgcgttacatatgtgaaacgcacacttgcggacaattttaaacaaaaaaacgacacaaagacattaattagtatcatttcacatacaacaacgttggaatgATCCCCCTacttcacacttgtaaacactggagcggtagtttcgtATATTTATGGATGACCTATTAACGTGATTTTTTGGGGTGAAAATGatgatcgtttcgctagataagacccttatgcctcggttgggatgatttagagccctttgaagctgcactgaaactgcaattttaaactgcattgaaactgtaaactgttaaggtccactaaagtccactatatggagaaaaatcctggaatgtttttctcaaaaaacttaatttcttctcgactgaacaaataaACATATTTGATAATATgctggtgagtaaattatcagatttattttttatgaaaattatatcagtgccattgttttgtcccaagatgcccaccagtaatgttttttgtatggTATGTTTCTAAAAActaaggggacatatcatgaaaatctgtttttttaatgtctaagtgctataattgggtccccaatgcttttatcaacctagaaaatatgaaaaaagatcaacccagttacttagttttggtaaaccattctctgcaaacatgtgaaaaaataggtaattgaaatttggctccccctgtgatgtcagaaggggataataccactccttaatctgcactattcaaccacaacactgccatttactGCAGagatcaggggcctcatttataaagcatgcatATGTACAAAATGGGGCTAAAAACGTGCTTACGCCacttcccacgcaaaggttgtgatctataaagaAAAACTTGATGGCAGAATTCTGGAGACAAAATAATAGGAATTGGCGACACAGATGGCGAGAAAGTGAACCGAAATCagattaaataaagtaaatatgacAATTATAACAACGATTACAAGTATTGATAACACACACCTTTAATTTCACTATCATACGCTAGATCCACGTTATCATGATTATAAAATCCAGCAGTGTTATTTGCACTTGTACTGAGTGATAATTGTGTCATATACATCTTGTAAAATtcaatcttaaatcaaaaatcattttaaatatttaatcagCGCTGTCTCAAGGTCCACTACGGGAGCACGATATGGACCGACAGATTAGCCTATAGCATCAAATAACCATTAGATAACTGCAGAACACAGTGTAAATAACCAAAAATTATTCTGAATTAATGTGCATTTTATCATCAAGTGTCAAAGTGTGGAACTACAGCCGTCAAGCTCTAAGACAATCTTTCTCTCTATATTATTGTTATAATAGTCCTAAATATGCAAGTCTGTTAGGTAAAAGGAAATTactatttatgtttttacatttaaatgattcatgtCTGCTTTTTGTATAGCAGAGGAGAGTGCTCGTGCTGCTGGAGAACAGCCCGCATATATCAGATGCGTGCACAAAAGGAGCAGAAAaacacatatttattttattttcgtGATACCTCTCATTTATACTGTGATTTTGGCAAGGTGTTACAGCATATAAttgctgtaaaaatatataaatgctgCGTGATTGCAATGCTGGAGGATTACGAAATAGCCTGTGTTTTTTGGCTGGGCGCATTTAGCTTACGAACTAATAATTGGATGCCAGTCTCATTAATATGAGGATCAGCATTCAGGAGGTGATTTGTATTGACtatttatggttaaaaatggGCGTGTATAGGGCAGGATGTGAGGCAGATTCACGTACGCACATTttcaggtgatctgtgatttataaaaggaATATTGCTTGCTGGTGTGCGTACGCatggttttataaatctgaatatTTTTTTGCGTACACTATTTTTGGCTTTTatgcgtacgtagacttttagtaaggatcctacgcacagttttataaatgaggccccagctcatttgcatttaaaaggacacaccccacaaatggcacatttttgctcacacctccaaagtggcaattttaacatgctataataaactatctatatggtatattgagctaaaacttcacatatgtaattTGGAGACAccgaagatttattttacatcttaaaaaagtaaaattaaggCTTAgtactggattaatctaaaccctgttcaGGAAACggcaaatatgaaaaatatgtcaaattaacatatatcttaatgttactttaacttgttgaagttaaacaatttcaacttgtttttttcccaacttatcacaagtcaaaacttaaaatagtaggttgaattgacttgcaaaaccaagttgatttaactacatgctggattattttaaagtgcatgtttttaattatagcaaatattatatatataaaaaagtaaatgttggCTTACAAAGTTGAAGTTGTTGTAGGTTTACCACattgttttagttttattttcaaTGTTACCCTTTCAATTATTCATGTCTAATGTGCAGGGCTGTCAATACTGATCTTATGTATCCTGCTTCTCTCTACTGCCTTAAGGGGATTTCAGGAGATGGGAGCAAACACAAGGTCCTCCCGGGAGACCATAATCTTCTGTAGCTAAAATATTCTAAATTCAGGAATAAgtctaataaataataataacagcatAAAGCAGAAGGACAGACTGATCTCCATATCACTGTTGATTATATAAGGTCACATGATGCAATCTACTCTACTTGTCATTTAaactattgttttatttatgggGAGTCAATGAAAACTCATGTTCCAGTATTCCAATCTTGATTATCCAGTATGAACTGGTATGTTTTAAAACATAGTAGCTGGTAAATACCAGCTTTAAGCTATTAGCTGTCCAAGCTGTCTAGTCATTAGCTGTCCAAAATCTACCAGCAACAAAACAACTACCAAGGAGGAAATACAGTAAGgattaattaatacaattcAGCTTCAGTTGTTGTGCGTGATTGGCTCTTTAGTCTGAGGGATGGGCGAAAACGAGTTCGGTCATTAAAGCTCCAGCTCTTCTGGACTTTGGCAGGGCTGCTGCCCTCCACGCCCACCTCTGTACCAGGAGAGCGGCGGTCATTCACTGACATCTGCCTGCTCTTTAAGCTCTGACCGCGAGGACTGGCCA
This Misgurnus anguillicaudatus chromosome 11, ASM2758022v2, whole genome shotgun sequence DNA region includes the following protein-coding sequences:
- the kcnq5a gene encoding potassium voltage-gated channel subfamily KQT member 5 isoform X2; this translates as MPRNHSGDEGGTGLWMRTSQHYGMKDVEAGRGTMNNATKTVDSSLSAPGTTGAGGLENQRSKQGARLSLLGKPLTYSAQSGRRNARYRKLQNYLYNVLERPRAWAFVYHAFVFTLVFGCLVMSVFSTIPAHMELSNHCLFILEFVMIVVFGLEYIIRIWSAGCCCRYRGWQGRLRFARKPFCVIDIIVLIASIAVVSAGSQGNIFATSALRSLRFLQILRMVRMDRRGGTWKLLGSVVYAHSKELVTAWYIGFLVLIFSSFLVYLVEKEINKQFATYADALWWGTITLTTIGYGDKTPQTWTGRLLSAGFALLGISFFALPAGILGSGFALKVQEQHRQKHFEKRRNPAASLIQAAWRLYSTDLSRSYLSATWLFYKSVLPSQRKDQGETISSKGHSNRQRLFRRYSTRIYSQKLSFRERVRMASPRGQSLKSRQMSVNDRRSPGTEVGVEGSSPAKVQKSWSFNDRTRFRPSLRLKSQSRTTTEADTSLGADDAFDEKGCHCDVTVEDLSAPLKAVIRAIRIMKFHVAKKKFKETLRPYDVKDVIEQYSAGHLDMLCRIKSLQTRLDTIVGPHTLSSKAKTYSSPSLPLYYSQAKRKQSASGLATAMGPHPTLSTKARNLSSPSLHLYYSQSKKKNSGVDQILGKGQISVDRKGREKILPEGESLEHDMSMLGRVCKVERQVQSIESKLDSLLDIYRQVLQKGSSSMLGLSALPLFELDQTSDYQSSIHSKDLSSSSQLAANGVSRSGSSNLHRGLHLALAPNELNMGTAYTPTISSFSPSPLLNNQPSSPDCFYPSSPPPILTPNNLSRSHQRFAELTRPVPTVHSNSTTLQLPPMVRASQCRPTSLIPETLQESRAECSNPCLLSPETEVQMDTKAENIESTVQLRDKPERSSKEEGSWRRHLSIDIDPLGLMSSTATASLEVERGLGKSLSAQNLMLPSAADCHPSLSTRSSGSSNNESSDREPLADWGDTELFLNDKELETMEGENYLLHHQ
- the kcnq5a gene encoding potassium voltage-gated channel subfamily KQT member 5 isoform X3 — translated: MPRNHSGDEGGTGLWMRTSQHYGMKDVEAGRGTMNNATKTVDSSLSAPGTTGAGGLENQRSKQGARLSLLGKPLTYSAQSGRRNARYRKLQNYLYNVLERPRAWAFVYHAFVFTLVFGCLVMSVFSTIPAHMELSNHCLFILEFVMIVVFGLEYIIRIWSAGCCCRYRGWQGRLRFARKPFCVIDIIVLIASIAVVSAGSQGNIFATSALRSLRFLQILRMVRMDRRGGTWKLLGSVVYAHSKELVTAWYIGFLVLIFSSFLVYLVEKEINKQFATYADALWWGTITLTTIGYGDKTPQTWTGRLLSAGFALLGISFFALPAGILGSGFALKVQEQHRQKHFEKRRNPAASLIQCVWRSYAADENSVSIATWKPHLKALHTCSPAKKDQGETISSQKLSFRERVRMASPRGQSLKSRQMSVNDRRSPGTEVGVEGSSPAKVQKSWSFNDRTRFRPSLRLKSQSRTTTEADTSLGADDAFDEKGCHCDVTVEDLSAPLKAVIRAIRIMKFHVAKKKFKETLRPYDVKDVIEQYSAGHLDMLCRIKSLQTRLDTIVGPHTLSSKAKTYSSPSLPLYYSQAKRKQSASGLATAMGPHPTLSTKARNLSSPSLHLYYSQSKKKNSGVDQILGKGQISVDRKGREKILPEGESLEHDMSMLGRVCKVERQVQSIESKLDSLLDIYRQVLQKGSSSMLGLSALPLFELDQTSDYQSSIHSKDLSSSSQLAANGVSRSGSSNLHRGLHLALAPNELNMGTAYTPTISSFSPSPLLNNQPSSPDCFYPSSPPPILTPNNLSRSHQRFAELTRPVPTVHSNSTTLQLPPMVRASQCRPTSLIPETLQESRAECSNPCLLSPETEVQMDTKAENIESTVQLRDKPERSSKEEGSWRRHLSIDIDPLGLMSSTATASLEVERGLGKSLSAQNLMLPSAADCHPSLSTRSSGSSNNESSDREPLADWGDTELFLNDKELETMEGENYLLHHQ